In a single window of the Gemmatimonadota bacterium genome:
- the hutH gene encoding histidine ammonia-lyase encodes MSAPTLVGRRLSLRDVVRVARDGQPVALCPDAAVRIAQSRAYIEQIVAEGRMVYGVTTGFGKLANVRIAAADVQQLQRNLIVSHAMGVGEPFSTEVVRAMLLLRAQSLAQGNSGIRVDVIMLLLAMLDRGVHPVVPCQGSVGASGDLAPLAHMALTLIGEGFAEFGGEVLPATEALSRAGLSPVVLEAKEGLALINGTQAMTAIGALVIHDAMELATVADIAGAMSLEALKGTRTPFDARVTAVRPHPGAAATAANILLLSADSPIHASHADCDKIQDAYSLRCIPQVHGASRDALDHAATVLDREINAVTDNPLVFASDDLVISAGNFHGQPVALVMDYAKIAIAELANIAERRVEHMLDPAVSGLPAFLAHQGGLHSGLMISQYTAASLVSENKVLAHPASVDSIPTSANQEDHVSMGTTSARQCAMILENSRWVLAVEVLNAAQALDFHKPLEPGPGVGAAVTLVRSVVPPLDADRIMTGDLAAVRSLIVKGTLRRAVEAAIGKLR; translated from the coding sequence GTGAGTGCTCCCACGCTGGTTGGTCGTCGCCTCTCCCTCAGGGATGTCGTGCGCGTGGCGCGGGACGGCCAGCCCGTGGCGCTCTGCCCCGATGCGGCGGTGCGCATCGCGCAGTCGCGCGCCTACATCGAGCAGATCGTGGCCGAAGGACGGATGGTCTATGGCGTGACCACCGGCTTCGGCAAGCTCGCCAACGTTCGCATTGCGGCCGCCGACGTGCAGCAGTTGCAGCGAAACCTGATCGTTTCCCATGCGATGGGTGTGGGTGAGCCGTTCTCGACCGAAGTGGTCCGCGCGATGCTGCTGTTGCGCGCGCAATCACTGGCGCAGGGGAACAGCGGCATCCGTGTTGATGTCATCATGCTGCTGCTCGCGATGCTCGACCGTGGTGTGCATCCGGTGGTGCCGTGCCAGGGGTCGGTCGGTGCCAGTGGCGACCTCGCGCCACTCGCCCATATGGCGCTGACCCTGATTGGAGAAGGCTTCGCCGAATTCGGCGGTGAGGTGCTGCCAGCCACCGAAGCGCTCTCCCGCGCCGGACTCTCGCCGGTGGTGCTCGAAGCCAAGGAAGGACTCGCGCTCATCAACGGCACCCAGGCGATGACAGCGATCGGCGCACTGGTAATCCACGACGCAATGGAGCTTGCCACTGTTGCCGACATCGCCGGCGCGATGTCACTCGAGGCGCTGAAGGGAACCCGCACACCATTCGACGCTCGCGTTACCGCCGTGCGCCCGCATCCCGGCGCCGCGGCCACGGCGGCGAACATCCTCCTCCTCTCGGCCGACTCCCCGATTCACGCGTCGCACGCCGACTGCGACAAGATCCAGGATGCCTACTCGCTCCGCTGCATCCCTCAGGTGCATGGCGCCTCGCGCGATGCGCTCGACCACGCGGCCACCGTCCTCGACCGCGAGATCAACGCGGTCACTGACAATCCGCTGGTTTTCGCTTCCGACGACCTGGTGATCTCCGCCGGCAACTTCCACGGCCAGCCAGTCGCCCTGGTCATGGACTATGCCAAGATCGCGATCGCCGAACTCGCCAACATCGCCGAACGCCGCGTGGAGCACATGCTCGACCCGGCAGTATCAGGACTCCCGGCATTCCTCGCGCATCAGGGTGGTCTGCATTCGGGATTGATGATCTCGCAGTACACCGCCGCATCACTCGTCAGCGAGAACAAGGTGCTCGCGCACCCCGCCAGCGTCGACTCGATTCCCACCAGTGCCAACCAGGAAGATCACGTCTCGATGGGCACCACCAGCGCGCGGCAGTGTGCCATGATCCTCGAAAACTCCCGCTGGGTCCTCGCCGTTGAAGTGCTCAATGCGGCCCAGGCACTCGACTTCCACAAGCCGCTCGAACCAGGGCCCGGGGTCGGCGCGGCAGTGACCCTGGTTCGCAGTGTGGTGCCACCACTCGATGCCGACCGGATCATGACCGGCGACCTGGCCGCGGTCCGGTCCCTCATCGTCAAAGGCACCCTGCGGAGGGCAGTCGAAGCGGCGATCGGGAAGCTCCGATAG
- a CDS encoding serine hydrolase domain-containing protein, translating into MTLRGSLLSMFLLAAPLTAQTVDTTAVNRLFARYATDSTPGCAIGIARGGDLLFAHGYGLADLERNVPLTAGSVIEAGSVSKQFTAAAVLLLASRGLLSLDDNILHYFPELPDFGTPITIRNLMQHTSGLRDWGAMAELEGWPRGTRTATQGDVLTILSRQRRLNHAPGAAFSYTNSGYNLLVMLVERVTGQSFPAFTSREFFVPLGMTHTQWRDDYARIVHDRAEAYSRDGSNWKLDMPFENAYGNGGLLTTVGDLLRWTQAIADHRIGNPDVSEAMQTPGTLTNGKPIAYGGGLFMTSFRGVREISHNGATAGYRSFLAQYPESRYRVAVLCNAGSANPVALGHDAIGTLITFAPPPAPAATTPAPAPSHAVTPSHRALQAITGTWISDEAAARWLITLRSDTLRVTRRPGDEFALRPTGTDQFAGAGTTIRVTRNKRGAVSQLFVTISSAVDVAFRRAGMK; encoded by the coding sequence ATGACGCTTCGTGGATCGCTACTCTCGATGTTTTTGCTTGCCGCGCCGCTCACCGCGCAGACCGTCGACACGACGGCAGTCAATCGCCTCTTTGCGCGATACGCGACCGACTCCACGCCGGGCTGCGCGATCGGCATCGCGCGGGGCGGTGACCTGCTCTTTGCGCACGGCTACGGCCTCGCCGACCTCGAACGGAATGTGCCGCTCACAGCAGGCAGTGTGATCGAAGCCGGCTCGGTATCGAAGCAGTTCACCGCAGCTGCGGTACTCCTGCTCGCTTCGCGCGGACTCCTTTCGCTCGATGACAACATCCTGCACTACTTCCCCGAGCTTCCCGATTTCGGCACGCCGATCACCATTCGCAATCTGATGCAGCATACCAGCGGGTTGCGCGATTGGGGCGCGATGGCCGAACTCGAGGGGTGGCCGCGCGGCACGCGGACCGCGACCCAGGGCGACGTGCTGACCATTCTCTCCCGGCAGCGGCGGCTCAACCACGCGCCCGGGGCGGCATTTTCCTATACCAACAGCGGCTACAACCTGCTGGTGATGCTGGTCGAGCGAGTCACCGGGCAATCATTCCCGGCCTTTACCTCGCGTGAATTCTTCGTGCCACTGGGAATGACGCACACCCAGTGGCGCGATGACTACGCCCGGATCGTGCACGACCGGGCCGAGGCGTATTCTCGCGATGGCAGTAACTGGAAGCTCGATATGCCGTTCGAAAATGCCTACGGCAACGGTGGGCTGCTCACCACGGTTGGCGACTTGCTGCGCTGGACGCAGGCCATCGCCGACCATCGCATCGGCAACCCGGATGTGAGCGAGGCGATGCAGACACCCGGTACGCTGACCAACGGCAAGCCGATAGCGTACGGTGGTGGACTCTTCATGACATCGTTCCGGGGTGTACGCGAGATCAGCCACAACGGCGCGACCGCCGGCTATCGCTCCTTTCTCGCGCAGTATCCGGAGAGCCGGTACCGGGTCGCGGTGCTCTGCAATGCGGGGAGTGCCAACCCGGTGGCGCTTGGGCACGACGCCATCGGAACCCTCATCACCTTCGCACCGCCTCCGGCGCCAGCGGCCACGACACCAGCACCCGCACCTTCCCACGCCGTGACGCCGTCGCACCGGGCTTTGCAGGCGATTACTGGAACCTGGATCAGCGATGAAGCCGCGGCACGCTGGCTCATCACCCTCCGCAGCGACACGTTGCGCGTCACCCGCCGACCGGGGGATGAGTTCGCGCTTCGGCCCACGGGTACCGATCAGTTCGCCGGCGCCGGTACCACGATTCGCGTCACCCGGAACAAGCGTGGCGCCGTCTCCCAGTTGTTCGTCACCATTTCAAGCGCCGTTGATGTGGCCTTCCGCCGGGCCGGAATGAAGTAG
- a CDS encoding cation:proton antiporter, giving the protein MSEGAPTFLTTFAVVLCTAAFTTIVCQWLKQPVILGYLLAGLIIGPHVAVPLSADHATIETLAELGVILLLFGIGLEFSIRRLLRVGGPVAITAIIDVTLMAWLGIGAARLLGWSGREALFTGAITAISSTTIIAKTFEERGVGRRLRDLVFGVLIVEDLFAVIFLAGLATLGTGAGGESTPLLGTLARLVTLLLGWVTVGLVLIPRGMRKLVKKMRPETTLVASIGLAFAFALLAQRLGYSVALGAFIAGSMISESGKGEAVAKMVQPVRDIFAAVFFVAVGMLLDPKLVMEHWVAVLVLTLVVIIGKVVSVSLGSFLAGQGTSTSVQAGLSMAQIGEFSFIIASLGLATGAVRPFLYPVAVAVSAITTLSTPSLVSASARVVLFVDRNLPKPLQTFATLYGTWIDDIRKSARQHSTGQEIGMLVRWLLLDAALVSVIIIAGSVMAPQLVAWTGARFGLSARAGGIAIGAAALLLAAPFVLGIVRTGRRLSGVLAMSALPRAEGMDRAAAPRGALVVAIEIAVLLLTGLPILLVTEPFLPPFRGAAVLGLVLSFLGIAAWRSARNLDGHVRAGSELLIDAVRSTLPPEHHTIEMQVPTLEGSADRFATATHMLPGIGMPTPFRVEEGHFGVGRSLAELGLRARTGATVLAITRGGLGIPAPSKTERLEIDDTLVLVGTRDALDAARMVLTAGSV; this is encoded by the coding sequence ATGAGCGAGGGCGCGCCGACCTTCCTGACCACCTTCGCGGTGGTGCTCTGCACGGCCGCATTTACCACGATTGTCTGTCAGTGGCTGAAGCAGCCGGTGATCCTCGGTTATCTGCTGGCCGGGCTGATCATCGGCCCCCACGTCGCGGTGCCGCTCTCCGCCGATCATGCAACGATCGAGACGCTTGCGGAACTCGGTGTGATCCTGCTGCTCTTCGGCATCGGACTCGAGTTCTCGATCCGGCGCCTGCTGCGGGTGGGCGGGCCGGTTGCAATCACGGCGATCATCGATGTCACGCTGATGGCCTGGCTCGGCATCGGGGCCGCGCGCCTGCTGGGCTGGAGCGGACGCGAGGCGCTCTTCACCGGGGCGATCACCGCCATATCGAGCACCACCATCATCGCGAAGACGTTCGAGGAGCGCGGTGTCGGACGTCGGCTGCGTGATCTCGTCTTCGGCGTGCTGATCGTCGAGGATCTCTTCGCGGTGATCTTCCTCGCCGGCCTGGCGACACTCGGTACTGGTGCCGGCGGGGAATCCACGCCGCTGCTCGGCACACTCGCGCGTCTGGTGACGCTGCTGCTCGGGTGGGTCACCGTCGGGCTGGTGCTGATCCCGCGCGGGATGCGGAAGCTGGTGAAGAAGATGCGACCGGAGACGACGCTGGTCGCGAGTATCGGGCTCGCGTTTGCGTTCGCCTTGCTCGCCCAGCGACTCGGCTACTCGGTGGCGCTCGGGGCTTTCATCGCCGGGTCGATGATCAGTGAGTCGGGCAAGGGTGAAGCGGTTGCGAAGATGGTGCAGCCGGTGCGCGATATCTTCGCAGCCGTGTTCTTCGTGGCCGTGGGGATGCTGCTTGACCCCAAGCTGGTGATGGAGCACTGGGTCGCGGTGCTGGTGCTCACGCTGGTGGTGATCATCGGCAAGGTGGTGTCGGTGTCGCTGGGATCGTTCCTCGCCGGTCAGGGCACCAGCACATCTGTGCAGGCCGGACTGAGCATGGCACAGATCGGCGAGTTCTCGTTCATCATCGCCTCACTCGGGCTTGCAACGGGGGCGGTGCGCCCGTTCCTCTATCCGGTGGCGGTCGCGGTCTCGGCGATCACGACGCTCTCGACGCCGTCGCTGGTGAGCGCCTCGGCGCGCGTGGTGCTGTTCGTCGACCGGAACCTGCCCAAGCCGCTGCAGACGTTCGCGACGCTCTACGGCACCTGGATCGACGATATCCGGAAGTCGGCCCGGCAGCATTCCACCGGCCAGGAGATTGGAATGCTGGTGCGCTGGCTCCTGCTCGATGCCGCGCTGGTGTCGGTGATCATCATCGCCGGCTCGGTGATGGCCCCTCAGCTCGTCGCCTGGACTGGTGCCCGGTTCGGCTTGAGTGCACGTGCCGGCGGGATCGCGATCGGTGCTGCGGCCCTGCTGCTCGCGGCGCCGTTCGTGCTCGGCATTGTGCGGACGGGCCGGCGGTTGTCGGGAGTGCTCGCGATGTCGGCGTTGCCCCGCGCCGAAGGGATGGATCGTGCCGCCGCGCCGCGTGGCGCCCTGGTGGTGGCAATCGAGATTGCCGTCCTGCTGCTCACCGGTTTGCCGATCCTGCTGGTGACCGAACCGTTTCTGCCACCATTTCGTGGTGCCGCCGTCCTCGGCCTGGTGCTGTCATTCCTCGGCATCGCGGCGTGGCGCAGTGCGCGCAATCTCGATGGCCACGTCCGGGCGGGAAGCGAGTTGCTGATTGATGCGGTGCGCTCGACGCTGCCGCCAGAACATCACACCATCGAAATGCAGGTGCCGACGCTCGAGGGAAGTGCCGATCGATTCGCGACGGCCACTCATATGCTGCCGGGGATCGGGATGCCGACACCGTTTCGCGTCGAGGAAGGGCACTTCGGTGTGGGGCGGAGTCTGGCGGAGCTCGGACTGCGTGCGCGCACGGGTGCCACGGTGCTGGCGATCACGCGTGGCGGGTTGGGAATTCCGGCGCCAAGCAAGACGGAGCGTCTGGAAATTGATGATACGCTGGTGCTGGTCGGGACTCGCGATGCGCTCGATGCTGCGCGTATGGTGCTGACAGCCGGATCGGTCTAG
- a CDS encoding TetR/AcrR family transcriptional regulator — protein MADVALTTRDRLLEAARELFTTAGYHATTTPILAKRAGVAEGTIYRHFPSKQALLNAAYQDTQRWGAAVVRDAALGKGPALGERLAKIGRSWLEQAERDPARVRLLLTWRHPQELDEASRMAAAELRQGLEHLIAHGKQEGSVRAGVVELWTAVWLTLVSFAAEKVASREWTAAHPHAAATLDAAWEAIAWRPIAVGAPTATTPPGGE, from the coding sequence ATGGCCGACGTTGCCCTGACCACCCGAGATCGCCTGCTTGAGGCCGCCCGGGAGCTGTTCACGACCGCCGGATACCACGCGACCACGACGCCGATCCTGGCCAAGCGTGCCGGGGTGGCCGAAGGGACGATCTACCGGCACTTCCCCAGCAAGCAGGCGCTGCTGAATGCTGCCTACCAGGACACCCAGCGCTGGGGTGCGGCCGTGGTGCGCGACGCCGCGCTTGGCAAAGGGCCGGCCCTCGGCGAGCGGCTCGCGAAGATTGGCCGATCATGGCTCGAGCAGGCCGAGCGGGATCCTGCACGGGTGCGGTTGCTGCTGACGTGGCGGCATCCGCAGGAGCTCGATGAGGCTTCGCGAATGGCAGCGGCCGAACTGCGGCAGGGCCTCGAGCACCTTATTGCGCACGGCAAGCAGGAAGGAAGCGTGCGTGCGGGCGTCGTCGAACTCTGGACGGCGGTCTGGCTCACGCTGGTGTCGTTCGCGGCGGAGAAGGTGGCGAGTCGGGAATGGACTGCGGCCCACCCGCACGCCGCCGCGACGCTCGATGCGGCCTGGGAAGCGATTGCCTGGCGCCCGATAGCGGTGGGCGCACCGACCGCCACGACACCACCGGGCGGGGAATAG
- a CDS encoding saccharopine dehydrogenase C-terminal domain-containing protein, which yields MKMLVLGAGLQGCACAFDLLRDPEVTQVTIADLQPERMARFLSRLEDPRLHPLTLDVTDHAAVLSAMKGHDAVMSAIPYYFNGPMAALAVQAGCHFADLGGNTEIVMEQKKLEAEAHAKGLSIMPDCGLAPGMVNILAAEGIRRLDKTDRVRIYVGGLPQHPEPPLNYQIVYSLEGALDYYTTPSWVLRNGKPTTVEALTELEPVEFAQPVGTLEAFHTAGGLSTMAFTFEGKVREMEYKTLRYPGHAALMKAIRELGLLDLTPVNVKGKEVVPRDAFIASVSPKLTKPEGRDLVALRVIASGTKDGAPKTTTFDLVDRFDEVHHVSAMMRTTGYSLSLTGLTQARRQVVRFGVTTPDEGMPFDRYVAGLKERGILIRES from the coding sequence ATGAAGATGCTCGTACTCGGCGCTGGCCTGCAGGGCTGCGCCTGTGCCTTCGATCTGCTGCGCGACCCCGAAGTGACCCAGGTCACCATCGCCGATCTCCAGCCCGAACGGATGGCCCGCTTCCTCTCCCGGCTCGAGGATCCACGCCTCCACCCACTCACGCTCGATGTGACCGATCACGCGGCCGTCCTGAGCGCGATGAAGGGGCACGACGCGGTGATGAGCGCCATCCCATACTACTTCAATGGGCCGATGGCGGCACTCGCAGTCCAGGCCGGCTGCCATTTCGCCGACCTGGGTGGCAACACCGAAATCGTGATGGAACAGAAGAAGCTGGAGGCCGAGGCGCACGCCAAGGGGCTCTCGATCATGCCGGACTGCGGCCTCGCGCCGGGTATGGTCAACATCCTCGCTGCCGAAGGAATTCGACGACTCGACAAGACCGACCGGGTCCGGATCTACGTGGGCGGCCTGCCGCAGCATCCTGAGCCCCCGCTGAACTACCAGATCGTCTACTCCCTCGAGGGTGCGCTCGACTACTACACCACGCCGTCGTGGGTGCTTCGGAACGGCAAGCCGACCACGGTCGAAGCGCTCACCGAACTCGAGCCGGTGGAGTTCGCTCAGCCGGTCGGAACGCTGGAGGCCTTTCACACCGCGGGCGGCCTCTCGACGATGGCCTTCACCTTCGAAGGGAAAGTCCGGGAGATGGAGTACAAGACCCTCCGCTATCCCGGCCACGCTGCGCTGATGAAGGCGATCCGCGAACTCGGCCTCCTTGACCTCACGCCGGTGAATGTGAAGGGGAAGGAAGTGGTGCCGCGCGACGCCTTCATCGCCTCAGTAAGCCCCAAGCTCACCAAGCCCGAAGGCCGTGATCTCGTGGCACTCCGTGTGATCGCGAGCGGTACCAAGGATGGCGCCCCGAAGACCACCACCTTCGATCTCGTCGATCGCTTCGACGAAGTGCACCACGTCTCGGCGATGATGCGCACCACCGGCTACTCGCTCTCGCTCACTGGTCTCACCCAGGCCCGTCGCCAGGTGGTCCGCTTCGGTGTCACGACGCCCGATGAAGGGATGCCGTTTGATCGATACGTCGCGGGATTGAAGGAGCGAGGGATTCTCATCCGCGAGAGCTAG
- a CDS encoding N(4)-(beta-N-acetylglucosaminyl)-L-asparaginase produces the protein MSDSTVSRRSFLGAASAAVAGASLVPGQLTAATAPRVLRRSFAAPVAVASANGLRGVARAVELVMKGADTLDAAVEGVKIQELDPNDQSVGYGGLPNEEGVVQLDASCMHGPTRRAGSVGALEGIKTPSEIARLILKYTNHIMLVGKDAQRFATSYGYPIEDLLTPASREAWLHWRANRGSDDNWADQASTVKMAYTTGTINMDVVAPNGDISSCTTTSGLSWKIPGRVGDSPIIGAGQYTDNDVGAAGSTGLGELNIMVCGGFLTVEHMRQGMAPKDAALATLKRVMMVAPKRLIEANGRPKFQLQFYAVNKKGQYGAAALTESKFAVCDEKGARLEDCATMFTS, from the coding sequence GTGTCCGACTCCACCGTTTCCCGGCGTTCCTTTCTTGGCGCGGCCAGCGCCGCTGTGGCCGGCGCCTCACTGGTGCCAGGGCAGCTCACGGCTGCCACGGCGCCAAGGGTGCTCCGGCGTTCCTTTGCGGCCCCGGTTGCCGTCGCCAGCGCGAACGGCCTGCGGGGGGTCGCCCGGGCGGTGGAGCTGGTGATGAAGGGGGCTGATACGCTCGATGCGGCGGTGGAGGGGGTCAAGATCCAGGAGCTCGACCCGAACGACCAGTCGGTGGGCTACGGCGGTCTCCCGAATGAGGAGGGAGTGGTGCAGCTCGACGCCTCCTGCATGCACGGCCCGACCCGGCGCGCGGGGTCGGTCGGTGCGCTCGAGGGGATCAAGACGCCGAGCGAGATCGCCCGGCTCATTCTCAAGTACACCAACCACATCATGCTGGTCGGGAAGGACGCGCAGCGCTTCGCGACGTCGTACGGTTATCCGATCGAGGATCTGCTCACGCCGGCGTCACGCGAGGCGTGGTTGCACTGGCGTGCCAATCGCGGCTCCGACGACAACTGGGCCGACCAGGCGTCGACCGTGAAGATGGCCTACACCACCGGCACCATCAACATGGATGTGGTGGCGCCGAATGGTGACATCTCATCGTGTACCACCACGAGCGGACTCTCCTGGAAGATCCCGGGGCGAGTAGGTGATTCGCCGATCATTGGCGCCGGCCAGTACACCGACAATGACGTCGGTGCGGCCGGATCGACCGGGCTCGGCGAGTTGAACATCATGGTCTGCGGTGGCTTCCTGACGGTGGAGCATATGCGGCAGGGGATGGCGCCGAAGGATGCGGCGCTCGCGACTCTCAAGCGCGTGATGATGGTCGCCCCGAAGCGGCTGATCGAGGCGAACGGGCGGCCGAAGTTCCAGCTCCAGTTCTACGCCGTGAACAAGAAGGGTCAGTACGGTGCGGCGGCACTTACCGAATCGAAGTTCGCCGTGTGCGACGAGAAGGGCGCGCGCCTTGAAGATTGCGCGACGATGTTCACGTCATGA
- a CDS encoding quinolinate phosphoribosyl transferase: protein MSTSRRNRLDPAIFNLPVEKMRAGYYSDKYFVRARDILRQDGHAPQVTVQVFSKADALLGGIDEAIAILKLCSDHYPSLVVRALHDGDTIAPWEVVLEIEGPYDHFAHLETLYLGVLARRTRVGTNTRRVVDAARPKDIMFFPARHDHWLVQTGDGYAAHIAGAIGVSTDAQASWWGSEGVGTVPHGLIAAYGGDTVKAAQKFLAHMPVDIRLVTLVDFENDCVRTSLELADTLGPALYGVRIDTSEMMVDRSVIPEMGSFKPTGVNPQLVHNVRNALDRAGHQHVRIVVSGGFTVEKIREFESLGVPVDAYGVGSSLFQGRFDFTADIVRLDGRPCAKVGREYRPNPRLEIVA from the coding sequence ATGTCCACATCCCGACGGAACCGCCTCGACCCTGCGATCTTCAATCTCCCTGTCGAGAAGATGCGCGCGGGTTACTACTCCGATAAGTACTTCGTCCGGGCCCGCGACATCCTCCGTCAGGACGGACACGCTCCCCAGGTCACTGTCCAGGTCTTCAGCAAGGCCGATGCACTCCTGGGCGGCATCGACGAAGCCATCGCGATCCTCAAGCTCTGCAGCGACCACTACCCCTCCCTCGTCGTCCGCGCGCTCCACGACGGCGATACCATCGCTCCCTGGGAGGTCGTGCTCGAAATCGAAGGGCCCTACGATCACTTCGCCCACCTTGAGACGCTGTACCTCGGCGTGCTGGCACGGCGCACTCGGGTCGGTACCAACACCCGACGCGTCGTGGACGCCGCCCGGCCCAAGGACATCATGTTCTTCCCCGCCCGCCACGATCACTGGCTGGTGCAGACCGGCGATGGCTATGCCGCGCACATTGCCGGCGCCATCGGTGTCTCGACCGATGCGCAGGCTTCGTGGTGGGGGAGTGAAGGCGTCGGCACCGTGCCCCACGGCCTGATCGCGGCCTACGGCGGCGACACGGTGAAGGCGGCGCAGAAATTCCTCGCCCATATGCCCGTCGACATCCGCCTGGTCACGCTGGTCGATTTCGAGAATGATTGCGTCCGCACCTCGCTCGAGCTCGCCGACACGCTCGGTCCTGCGCTCTACGGTGTCCGGATCGACACCAGCGAGATGATGGTCGATCGCTCGGTGATCCCCGAGATGGGATCCTTCAAGCCCACCGGTGTCAATCCGCAACTGGTACACAATGTCCGCAATGCGCTCGACCGCGCCGGACATCAGCACGTGCGTATCGTCGTCTCGGGTGGCTTCACCGTCGAGAAGATTCGCGAATTCGAATCGCTCGGCGTCCCGGTCGACGCGTACGGCGTCGGTTCATCGCTCTTTCAGGGACGCTTCGACTTTACCGCCGACATCGTCCGGCTCGACGGCCGGCCCTGCGCCAAGGTTGGTCGAGAGTATCGTCCCAACCCGCGACTGGAGATCGTCGCATGA
- a CDS encoding isochorismatase family protein: protein MTTICWDVDTQVDFVHHDGLLAVPDAETIIPNLRALTHWARSNNLRIVATADDHDIGHAEITDAPDWTTTFPPHCMRGTPGQLKIEATRLHDPLVIQPVPLDAAAVTASVQAHRSELLINKPGTDVFRWNPNAATVLAALAPARVVVYGVATDFCVRAAVAGLAQHAPQAELVIVRDAVRAINAGASADLFAAWSAAGHRIVSTREMIG from the coding sequence ATGACCACGATCTGCTGGGATGTCGACACCCAGGTCGATTTTGTGCATCACGACGGCTTGCTCGCGGTCCCCGATGCCGAAACCATCATTCCGAACCTGCGCGCGCTGACCCACTGGGCCCGCAGCAACAACCTACGCATCGTGGCCACCGCCGACGACCACGATATCGGGCACGCCGAAATCACCGACGCCCCAGACTGGACCACGACCTTCCCGCCGCACTGCATGCGCGGCACACCGGGACAGCTCAAGATCGAGGCAACCCGCTTGCACGACCCGCTCGTGATTCAGCCGGTGCCGCTCGATGCCGCAGCAGTCACCGCGTCGGTGCAGGCACACCGCAGCGAGCTGCTGATCAACAAGCCGGGCACCGATGTCTTTCGCTGGAATCCCAATGCCGCCACCGTGCTCGCAGCGCTGGCACCAGCGCGCGTGGTGGTCTACGGTGTCGCCACCGATTTCTGTGTCCGCGCCGCCGTGGCCGGGCTCGCGCAGCATGCTCCGCAGGCCGAGCTGGTGATTGTGCGCGATGCAGTCCGGGCCATCAACGCTGGTGCGAGTGCCGACCTCTTCGCCGCGTGGAGCGCCGCCGGCCATCGCATCGTGTCGACGCGCGAGATGATCGGATGA
- a CDS encoding aminotransferase class V-fold PLP-dependent enzyme has translation MTLSGRYFIPGPVEVAPEVMQAMLRPMIAHRSSEGQALVAALQPGLRALFRTERPVILSTGSATSLMEAAIRSGVRDRLLAVVNGTFGERFAFTAEQCGKEVVRLHVPRGAVLEPELLSRMLDGPPVDAVSIVHCETSTGALTPIELLLPILQRNPEIITIVDAVTSVGGSPVETDLWRPDFILAGSQKAMGLPPGLAFAVASERFLARAAELDDRGFYLDVVALHRAALESRFPQTPALPVVFALAAQLERISAEGLEARWSRHRAMRERVESWVASHGKCTFFAPAGRRADTISALRLTPGRSARAIAAELAAGGWQVAFGLDEEEDQLIRIGHMGDLLPAQLDPLFDALEPRL, from the coding sequence ATGACGCTTTCGGGGCGCTACTTCATTCCGGGACCGGTGGAGGTGGCGCCTGAGGTGATGCAGGCGATGCTGCGACCAATGATCGCCCACCGCAGCAGCGAAGGGCAGGCACTCGTCGCCGCCCTGCAGCCCGGCCTGCGCGCGCTCTTCCGCACGGAGCGACCGGTGATCCTTTCGACCGGATCGGCGACGTCGCTGATGGAAGCCGCGATTCGCAGCGGCGTGCGTGACCGTCTCCTCGCCGTGGTCAATGGCACCTTCGGCGAACGCTTTGCGTTCACCGCGGAGCAATGCGGCAAGGAAGTCGTCCGGCTTCACGTCCCGCGCGGCGCCGTGCTTGAGCCCGAGTTGCTCAGCCGCATGCTCGATGGCCCCCCAGTCGACGCCGTCTCGATCGTGCATTGCGAGACCTCGACCGGCGCACTGACGCCGATCGAACTGCTGCTGCCGATCCTGCAACGAAATCCCGAGATCATCACCATCGTCGATGCGGTCACATCCGTCGGAGGGTCACCGGTCGAAACCGATCTGTGGCGACCCGACTTCATTCTCGCCGGCTCGCAGAAGGCGATGGGACTCCCGCCGGGGTTGGCATTCGCGGTGGCGAGCGAACGCTTTCTCGCCCGTGCCGCAGAACTCGACGACCGCGGCTTCTATCTCGACGTGGTCGCCTTGCACCGCGCGGCCCTCGAGTCGCGCTTCCCGCAGACACCAGCGCTTCCCGTCGTCTTCGCCCTCGCAGCACAGCTCGAGCGCATCAGCGCCGAAGGGCTCGAGGCGCGCTGGAGCCGCCATCGTGCAATGCGCGAGCGAGTGGAATCCTGGGTCGCGAGCCACGGCAAATGCACCTTCTTTGCACCCGCCGGTCGTCGAGCCGATACCATCTCTGCACTGCGACTCACCCCCGGGCGCTCCGCCCGTGCCATCGCCGCTGAACTCGCGGCCGGCGGGTGGCAAGTCGCCTTCGGCCTCGACGAAGAGGAAGATCAGCTCATCCGCATCGGCCATATGGGCGACCTCCTTCCTGCCCAGCTCGACCCGCTCTTCGACGCGCTCGAACCGAGGCTCTGA